The Oryza sativa Japonica Group chromosome 11, ASM3414082v1 DNA window GTGGTTTTTTAAGTGTCTAGGCCACCCATGGTAAAACAAATTTTGCTAGCGGGCATCTTAAGATGCCACCTACAAAAGTCGGTTCATATGCATGGGCAGCGCGGTTTAGTCCTCTTCCCGAATCCCGACTCTCGTGTCCACAACATTTTCCAAGCTGCGGGCTCTTAAATGCCCACATGTCTATCATCCATTCGTCTTTCTTGCACCACTATGAAACTTTCATAGAATTTAAATCAAGGATAAACTTTTGCTTTCTAATATATCACCACATTACCTAAGTTGAAGTTTTTGTGcaaactaaaatatttttaaagtctACAGTTGGAATTAAATTTTTCGTCCAAATTAATATATTAAATCTTTCATTTCTTATAATGTAGTGTCCAAAGATGTTTCATTTTACTTAAAAGTATCAAAGGAGTTGACAAGTGGACATTGTATAAATGTGGAttcccactgacatgtggacccatgCAAATATAGCTCCCCACCGAAAAGGTCGACCCATATAAATGTGGTttctcactgacatgtggttccaattttttttttgtctttcgtAAGCAACCAtctctttttattattattttaaaaagttataGAAATTTGTACCAATACCAACTAAGATTAACAAAATTTTAGAGTGATCCTTACTACAATTCATGCATTATGGTTAGGTATGTTGCTGCCTCAACTACTATGGATTTAGTATGGATTCTTACAAATGTCATTATATCTCACAAAATTAATATCAAATGGTATTCAAGGTAATAATAGTGAGTGATATTGCAAGGGTGAAGGTACCTACCTAAACTGAAGCCTTTAGTAGTAAAGAACTTTAACCATATAGCCATGGAAAAGATAATACATAGACAAATATTCAATTTCGCATTAATGCATGAGAAAAAGAATCAAATCGGTATTAAATCTATGAAATTTAAATGGTACTAGGTAGTAAAGTCGCACGTTCGTGTGACCCCAAGCCACCACCCTTAATTCTTTTATGCAATATACTAATATATCTCTATGTAAGAACATATATTCATAGATTTGTATAGACTCGCCTGACTAACACTCATAAAAAATAAGAGATGGTGGTAAAtcattgttgacggtcgttatagaccagttttgaccgtcaatataactaaaataaagaagaactagctatgcttgcagTGCATATCTGTtataatgaaaatatattttcacttGTAATTGGAGTATTATTTGCTTGCAGAGATTAGCacataaataaagaaaaaatgAAGGAAAACTCACCCCTAAGCAAGCTTAAGGAtacatgggcccacatgtcaggtgcaTCCGTCCTGGAAACCGCCATAACTATCACAACCACTATGAGGACCCACCTTTCAGCCCCTTGACCAAATGTGGAGGCCTATTGGGCCGGCCCAAGTTTGGCCGAACCCTGGCAGCACCAGCTCAGCTCGGCCCTCCATGTGGACACTTCACATACACTCCCAATAATGGTTGCGAGGCATTTCTGACAATTCCAACTGCCATAACCGTCATTGTGAGGCTATATAAAGGGGTCACTTCCTTCACTCCatcacacactcaagcaagaagctttgatctctctctcaagtttagtttagtactcTGGTGCTAAGTGAAGTAGAATAAAATAGTTCTCGGAGTCCTTGAGTTTTCGGAAGATttcggtatggctctagtagcttttctttcttcttttgtaagacttccGGAAGTAATAGAAAATTCTTCTTTACTTTACTTTGCCTGAGTACCggttttaatttatatttgtgCCGATATAGTTGTGTGACTAGCCTGCCATAGAggtgcaatggtgtgggtttaatgttctgttaatagtgaaatttggtaagcccctaaGAGAATTATCACATCGCCAATAGTcagattcctgctatattcgattaaggaaattaatctattaaaggaagcttgcccagaagtgaccgagttcaagaaggatgcggcatggcaagttatctattaattaggaatagtttgttagtttccttttccctttaggaaagtgtgattagtgtcctacaaggactagtatctctccatgggtataaatatgtacacacggggtcattgtaaaatatctccacgatcaatacaactactctcggcatATCGCCACATTTTACCTTTTAtactttattttattgtttggcgggacttggcacctgacgcggggctgcatcggttctcGATCTCCaacgaaggggtaagtccaatgttccgccggcccAAGCAATTGTATCATCTACGTCggcgttgttcaaggctgcatttGTACATTTGATCTCTTGGATTGCTCCGGTTTGAATGATATATTTGTCtgcctatttatcatatatcttagttaatttagtcttagtatctcaatttagctttatcggttgtctctcgctttagggtttctgccggtatcatCTAAATTGTTTTACTAGAATAGATTAActaaggcatctaccaccctgaaaatcactcaagggcttgattgtctagatattatgtttcttttcataattAGTGCTGCATTAGTacagggcctgtttggtacagctccaactcctaaatataactccaggagttgagcttggagtggagttgtggagctgcctaaactcagctccacaactctagtatattttgtgagagagctccacccaactccactcccagttttggtggagctgaaactgtttggctgagctccagctccagaaggggtggagctggagctgtgccaaacaggccctaagtcatgcttagaaccataatctctagcctgcttctggACTGTTAATAAgagtttcatcggggtttcagccgatgagttatctggacattGCATTGGCTTCAAGGAttgcatataagttggatttagccgatcgcaacaaagatttcattgtttaatctaatcttgtggattttatgacatcggacctccagccgatgtatgctttaacctttggatcagtgcttattctatcatgtcactgttagccgattggtttctattggattatattattgctttcttgcattatcatcagccgattgcctttatgtTGTTATTTACATCAAGTGTCAGATTCTTCATCAGAATTATAGCCGATAgttcaaaaccctatcgctatcaactggtatcggcatcggttAGAAtcactccatcggcttgtcagccgatcggctcattgatctactatttgtatatcttgtcagttgtaggatcaaactgactggcacaccCACATCTCATCAACTTTTGGAcgtgcactggagctaagcagatctcctagaccagtgtgtgtttttcgtaTCAACATGTTCATACAAATGATTGCTCTACATTATTCTAGaggatgtagagtagtatttgataatgtaagcatggtgcttagattagattattagatatcaTTAATTGGGTATATATGCTGCGGGACAGTAGAGGtgagccgctgatggtgacaactcagtacaggtattcctccatgttagtatatattcctaagacaatttcctggggagggtactcctctgtatttagccccggttggacggctatgacaggttgtcgtaagaaactcggcgACCCGGGGTGGTCTCTCAAAGCACCAGGAAGACATTATTAGGGGGGTATTGGTTAGCACAATTGTATATTAGCAAATGTAAACTAAAGTTGAGTGTATATTAGAAATATATGAATAattacttttctatttctttttccACGTAGTCTAGAATTATTTAAATGAGAGAATCTAAGTCTTTCTGCTCCATTTCACTCTACCATAAAATTAAAGTAACCACTGCATAGACTTTGATATATAAGTAATGTATATAAGTTAGTAGCAAAGTTCTATCTTATAAATCTTCCCttaggattaaataaatacgataccttagAATGTTtctgggtgaaatgctacaatggtatatccatgcgcttgcggattacttctgtaaccataaatataccagGGTTATTTCTGCGCTGTTGCTGAAAATTCAGATTTTTAGCAATGTTGTTAATAAATACCAACAATCATAAACTTTAGGCTTAATTAACAATCATTTCTGATTAGCCCACAGTTTGAGATAAGAGTATTATGATTGTTGTCTTAAGTTTAATTCTGCCATCACACTGAATGAACCTAAAATTTCTTTAATATGATCAACACACCCTCAAAATTATGTTGTAATTGAAACAACATAATTGTATGATTCCTGAAATCTGAAAatactacatatttaatattgcAAGATGGCAGTGCAGATCCTCCCCACCCTAAGCAAACTCGCTGATGTAGAAGTAGAGTAAGCATAGCAAGAACAGCTCGTATAGCACCTTTAGCTGCATTGGTAGTGTAGTTGATCAGAATTCAAGATCGATGCAGCAAGCATCTTAAACTATTCCCTCTCTCCTTGCTGGATTCGAAAGTGGAGTGTATGCATGTTTGCTACTATTTACCTTTCCAATACTCTTTCCTCTATGCCAGGACTGTTGCCTATATTTACATAGTCTTTTCTAAATCCAATTTGAGGACTCTTCAAGAATTTGCATTTGCAATGTTTTAGTACTGTATTACCTTGTGAGTTGCAATCCGAGGTGGAACCCTTGGAGTGATGGGCGACGACGTCCAAGGAGGGGAGGCATGAGCTCATGGGGAGGTAGAGGCGGCTCGTCGCCGTTCCATCCAGATCCGTGGCCTTTGAGCTCACCGCTAAGGAGTGGAGGGGGCGTTGCCAAGCTCCGTCCGCAGACACCTGAGGAGAGAGGAAGTGCGCTGAGATGATGTAAATGGCAACTATGGAGATGTAAAGTatgagcagcagcaacaaagCTAGGAAGGAGGAGGCAGCAGCAGTGGCAGCGCCAGATAAGGAGGCGGTGTTGACGACAACGGCGGGTGAGGAGGTACGCGTGCGGTGTGCGCGACGTCTCACGTTTTCACAACTTGGGAGCAGAGACGAAGAGAATTAATCTTTTTCTTACATGAGGAACGTGAAAGGATGCCATTACAAATGAATTTCGTGAAGTATCAATAagatattacttcctccgtttcaggttataagactttctaacgttgtcacattcatatagatgttaatgaatcttgcatttatatatatattaatgaatcttgAATGTGAACATCTATAGGTTataagattcattaacatctatatgaatgtgaacaatgatagaaaatcttataacctaaaacggaggtagcAGATATTTTGCCAATAGGATAAATCGAATGGTTAGAGTAATCTAAAAGGGAAATCGAACGCTCCATAGTTTATTGATTACGTAACGTTGTATTTTTACTGAAAGAGTTTcaccttttatttatttattattagtaatcggtgtgaaaaaaaaaaagaaaagaagaaacaccCCAAGCTAGCGTTGCCCCTGTCTCCTTGCGCCCTTTGCGATCTCTCCCCatcgtcgtctcctccgctcgccccgccgcctgcgccgatctcCGCCCATCCCGCGAGCGAGCAGCGGTGGCGCTGCCCCCTGCTGCTTCCTCGCCGCCCCCCGCCGGTGAGCAAACCCTACCTACCTatctctctatctatctatagcGCCCAGgatcctctccctcttccctctcttgctctctctctctctctctcgtagaTAGATCTGGAGGATCCCCAAAAGTATGGGGGAGGTTCAACTCAACGCTCGTTAGATCCGTCCCTGCCCAAATAGGCTACGGTTCTCTTCGAACAAGAATGTTTGCCACTAGTATTAGTATTCATTCTATATCTGTATTGTTACAAGCAAGAATTTTCTATGGTTGCCAAGAACATTGTTGTTTACTCTATATTTCTGTTTGGTAGCTGCTGGAAATTTATAATCAGAGGCTAGGTTTGATACCTTGGTGCCATTGTGGATTTGTGGTAGGTTCTTGGATCAATATATGGGTTCAACTTCAAGGCCAGTTGATGATGAAGTTCTTGATGCCGCCACCGGGGTACACTACTCTGCGCTCCGTTTGGAAGAGCTTAACATGAATGGCTCCGTGTCAGGGGAGGACCAACCGACAACCTCGGGCGTGGAGAATGGGCACCAGGAGCCATTTGTCATTGGTTAGTACCTGTCGAGTGCCGTCGTCTTACCTATTTGTTTTGCAAGTAATCAGGGAGTATCGATCGCTGAACATAATGTAGCCCTTTTGCCCCCCAAATGTGTCATGTCGTTCCATGATTTTGTTTGGATTGCAGGTGTCGCTGGGGGTGCATCTTCAGGTAAAAGTACTGTATGCAAGATGATAATTGATCAGCTACGTGATCAGCGTGTGGTTGTTGTTACTCAGGTTTGTCAATCTGGCCTTGTTTTGCTTTTGTGATTGCCCCCTTTGCCTTGTGGTATTTGGATCACCCGATTTTCTTTTAAATACCGCTAACTAATACTAGTACATTTCTTTTCTTCGATTTATGTGGTATTAAGGCGAAATACATCCATGCAACTTTCATTTATACTCTGTTCCATACATGCATCACAAATGAAATAACCTAGCATTTATTATTGAATAGAACCTGGAGATTGGTATGTCTGAAGCCATTCCATGGGTCTAGGGTACTATAGGCCTATAGTACAAACCATTTTAGCCCCTAAATGCTATTATCTTTTCCCTGGCTTCATACTTTAGCATCATGCGCACAAGATGAAGAAACAATTGTGGTTGCAAATTTACAGATTTAGCACTTCATTGATTTTTAAGTATACAAATACACAGTGTTTAGTATCTGTTTTCTGAAAATTGTTGCTCTATAGCTTAGATATGTTGTGTAACATCATACTTGATATATACTGGATTATTGGCACTTTAGTCTTTTGAGTGTGAAGCCATTCCATGGGTCTAAGCCTCTAAGGTACTATAGGCCTATAGTACAAACCATTTTATCCCCTAAATGCTATTATCTCTTCCCTGACTTCATAGTTTAGCATCATGCGCACAAGATGAAGAAACAACTGTGGTTGCAAATTACAAATTTTTCACTTCATTATTTTTAAGTATACAAAAGACACAGTGTTTAGTATCTGTATTCTGAAAATTGTTGCTCTAGCTTAGATATGTTGTGTAACATCATACTTGATATATACTGGATTATTGGTAATTTAGTCTTTTGAGCGTGAAACTGTTGGTGTACAAAAAATATAACTACGAATGCCATTATGATAACaaattgttaataaaatattttttcttgtctttctttCAAAGGATTGTGATCATACTACTTATATTGCTAACTGCTTAACAGAAGTCATTTCTGTGATCACCGGTCAGTGGTAGGCTTGCAGCCATGACTTATTGATTGTGATCAATTAGTGCCCCACATATTTCCAAAGCAAGTTTCTATTTTATCCTTAATTATTTTTCTGTATTGGTTGACCTTGTTACTTTTGTCATTTAAAGAAACCATTATGTGTTTATTGTATACTATTGCCATTAATTACTTATAGTTTGTCAAATATGAAAAGATAGGCTTTTCTGCAAACATTCCAGTTACAGATTGTACAAGTTGGTATATCATGCTAAATGTCACATTGGGGCATATGTTGTTTCCGATTTTGCATTGCAGGAGTCCTTTTATTATGGGTTATCTGATGAGGAATTGGTCCATGTTCATGATTATAACTTTGATCATCCAGGTATGATGCGTATTCCTAAGAAGTTTGCCTTAGTATGCCAGTGGCTAGAGCTGTGCACTGATTTTGCTGCCGCTGTCCTAATTTCAGATGCATTTGATACGGAGTTACTACTCTCTTGTATGGAGAACTTGAAACATGGCAAGGCTGTGGACATTCCTAATTATAACTTCAAAACATATAAGAGTGTAGCAAGCGCAAGAAAGGTACTACTCTTTTACACTGCTGTTCATAACTTACTCACCTGATAAACTGAATGTTTCCTCGTCCTGAGCTTCTAATACAGCCTTAAGTTTCTAATCTATGCCTGCCGAATGAACCGAGAAATCTACAAGTTAGTAGAGACTCTCCATATAATAACAATTATTTTGTAAAAGGTGTTATTTAGATACAGCGATATAGCTACTAAGGATTGTCATAAGAGTAATCCTTAGCTAACCCTCAATATTTTTGTCTTCTTGAGCATCATTCTGTTTTTGCTCATATCTTGTGAGTTGTCCAAGAGAAATGTAGATGGAAACTGGGTGCTGGTCTGCTGGATAAGTAGTAGGGAATCAGAAAACATGGGTTGCATTTCATTCTGTTGGTGATTAAGCTTTGTTTAGGCTTTAGGAATTCAATATGTTGATTAAGACAATCTGCCACCTGAAATTTTCCGTTGAAAAAGGATGGGTTTGAAATGACAGATCCAAGAATTTGATATAGTCTAGTGAAATGAGTAGCTTAGCTGCATTGTTTTTGTCAGGCTCCGTAAAGCATGTAACCATGGCACATAACATTGTTACATATATCTTACAACAAATACCCAAAAGAATCCAAGGCAACAAGCCAATTGTAGGCCTAGCTGGTTCAACCATTATTGGTGAAAGTTATTTACTGAAGTACATACCTTCACCTTCCCAGTTGATGAGGGAGAACTGGGGATGGCAGATATTGAAGGGACAAAGGGAGAAGACAAGGGAATTGTGTACAGTTTAAttcatagtggcatcgttttttttttaatttagctGTGGCATATCAAAGTCAACTTTGTAGTGGCCTATCTGAAACGTAGCAAGTCTATGGTTGCATATATCTAAATAAACATTGTAAAATATGGTGTAGTTAATTTTAGTTGCACAGTTTCTACTAAGTACTAAGCGCCTTATTGTTTTGCAATTTCATCTTGTAATATTTTATCTAAGAAAATTAGATCACTGCTTATAGTTTGTTCTTCACTTTATTTATTCATATTTGTTTTACTTTATGTTTCAGAGACCCTAATATTTTGACTGCTGTCAGGTCAATCCTTCAGATGTAATTATTTTGGAAGGTATTCTGGTTTTCCATGATTCACGTGTCCGGGACTTGATGAACATGAAGATATTTGTTGATACAGGTATCAATGTTTGCACACCAAACTGATGATAATCTCAAACTCTTGCCCATGACCAGCAACCATCAGTTGTACTTGTGGTCAGTGTGTTTAATTGTTTATTTCCATATTTGTGTTGATAGTTTCTACATGTTTGCAATGTAGCTTTATTGCCTCCTATTTCATTTGAATCAGAAGTATATAAATCACTCTTAATATCTCACACTTGTATATTTCTCATTTTTTCTCTGGAAACAGAGTTACACTCTGTGCACTCATGCTTCAAGGAGGCACTAGTGGGTTGGCAGGGCTGACGCTTAGCACCTAGGACAAACGAACTAGTATAAATCCGAGAAATTAGCAATCATATTACACAAAATTTAGACAATTTAACACTAAAGTTGTAACAAGAGCACCCAAGGAAAAGGTTTAGCTGCCCACACCATCTCGTGGCTACCCAGTGCCTAGCGCTGACTATTAGGACACTAATTTCATTGTTTGTTTATTAGTTCATTTCTATCAGCTCACAACAATTGTTTATTCATTTCCATATTGAAATACTGCTCATTGAAATTTTGACTAAGAGTTGTTTTTGAAGTCACAAATGTCTCCAAGTGTGTATTGCATAATCTGCTTTGAAGGAAACTGCCAAGGCAGCACTTTGCATGTCCCCTAGTTAAACAACTTGAGAGACATCCTTAATCATTGTTGTGAATTTCCTAAACCTATAGACAAGGGCTGTAAATTTACAAAAAAGAAGGGTTTTGTAAGGTGCCCTGTCCATTTAACCCTGTGAGTGTATTGTcctttatattattatattcATCCTATTGATTTTTCAGATGCTGATGTGCGATTAACAAGGAGGATTCGACGTGACACCATTGAGAAGGGTAGAGATATCAAAACTGTGCTAGATCAGGTAACATGGTCACATCTATTACTGTTTTTGTTTTTCACTAGTTCTGTTTTTATTTAACATGTTTACAAAATATTAGTTGTTACTTGTTAGGTACAGACTTCCTTGATGATTCATTTTTGAAATTAACCATTTAATGCTATTCCTTTTTTACAGTATTCAAAGTTTGTTAAGCCTGCTTTTGAAGACTTCATCCTCCCAACCAAGAAGTATGCTGATATTATCATCCCACGAGGTGGAGATAATGATGTTGCGATTGACTTAATCGTTCAGCATATTCGCACTAAGCTTGGTCAACATGATCTCTGTAAAGTACACCCCAATTTGTATGTCATTCAGACTACTTATCAGGTACCTGATGTAACCATAAATGTTCTGCAGTCTTTTCTTATATAAGAACAATTGTCTGTCTTTTGATAGTCTCATAATATTGAATGTAATATGCACTTTTTCAGGATTTTtgtaacatatataaatattgacATTGCAATGCTGCTTTCTTTCAGATACGAGGTATGCACACAATAATACGCGATGCTGCCACAACAACACATGATTTCATATTCTATGCCGATCGGTTGATTCGATTGGTCAGTATGAACATGCAATTGACATGTTTTCTTTTGTATGAATTTCCATGGTAGCTTGAATTTCCTGTGGAATATAGGTTGTCGAGCATGGTCTTGGTCATCTTCCATTCAAGGAAAAACAGGTCATAACTCCAACTGGTAAGTAGTATTGCACAGTCGCCATTCACGCGTGTTCCTTGCATTGTTCAGGTGTTACAAATTATCTTAATGCAGAGGATCTTGCTCGCTACTAGTTTGTATTAAGATGGTGAATTTGTACCATTACATGATTACACATAATGTCCTGTGTTATTATATTCCATTGAATTCAAGCTATATTTTCATAGTAATTTATTCTATTGTTTCCAATGATAATGCTTGGATATGTGCTAATGTGTTGCCTCAGAAAATACGTGCTAATGTGGCACCTCATTCTGCTACAAGTTTGTATGTGTTGCAGTATCATGGTTTGCTTTTGTTACGCCGCATTTTATAATTGAACATTGCAACAAGCATCTATTTGTTGTGTTCATGTTTTTCAAAGTCTTAGTTCATTATTTGCTGCTCCATCTTTTCCCCAAACAAGGGTAGTTGCCCCTG harbors:
- the LOC4350243 gene encoding uridine kinase-like protein 3, coding for MGSTSRPVDDEVLDAATGVHYSALRLEELNMNGSVSGEDQPTTSGVENGHQEPFVIGVAGGASSGKSTVCKMIIDQLRDQRVVVVTQESFYYGLSDEELVHVHDYNFDHPDAFDTELLLSCMENLKHGKAVDIPNYNFKTYKSVASARKVNPSDVIILEGILVFHDSRVRDLMNMKIFVDTDADVRLTRRIRRDTIEKGRDIKTVLDQYSKFVKPAFEDFILPTKKYADIIIPRGGDNDVAIDLIVQHIRTKLGQHDLCKVHPNLYVIQTTYQIRGMHTIIRDAATTTHDFIFYADRLIRLVVEHGLGHLPFKEKQVITPTGSVYTGVEFSKRLCGISVIRSGESMENALRACCKGIKIGKILIHREGDNGKQLIYHNVPKDIANRHVLLLDPILGTGNSAVQAISLLLKKGVQETNIIFLNLISAPQGVHVVSKRFPRVKIVTSEIDFGLNDDFRVIPGMGEFGDRYFGTDDYQSSTPFFCDEKNRVRLL